A part of Homoserinibacter sp. YIM 151385 genomic DNA contains:
- a CDS encoding zinc-binding alcohol dehydrogenase family protein, giving the protein MAPQLPETMPAVFATGGLPLDDPRALRDGEAPVPSPGPRDLLVEIRAVSVNPVDRKRRAVSPADGSAILGFDAAGVVVATGRGVTRFAVGDEVWYAGDVGRQGTNAAYHAVDERIVGRRPASLDWADAAALPLTALTAWETLFDRFRVDAAAEGTLLVVAGAGGVGSILTQLAKRLTRLTVVATAGRPESRDFAARMGADHVVGHADLVAEVRAVAPDGTDYIFTPYTEQHFASYVELAKPFSQITSIDGPRTLDLSGIPPKSLTLHWEWMFTRARSATPDMGRQGEALDRVAELVDAGELQTTATTRLEGLDAATLREAHRLIESEGVVGKVVISR; this is encoded by the coding sequence ATGGCCCCCCAGCTCCCCGAGACCATGCCCGCCGTCTTCGCGACCGGCGGCCTCCCGCTCGACGATCCGCGTGCGCTCCGCGACGGCGAGGCGCCCGTCCCGAGTCCGGGTCCGCGCGACCTCCTCGTCGAGATCCGCGCCGTGTCGGTGAACCCCGTCGACCGCAAGCGGCGGGCGGTGTCGCCGGCGGACGGCAGCGCGATCCTCGGCTTCGACGCGGCGGGCGTCGTGGTCGCCACGGGCCGGGGGGTGACGCGCTTCGCCGTCGGCGACGAGGTCTGGTACGCGGGCGACGTCGGCCGCCAGGGCACGAACGCCGCCTATCACGCGGTCGACGAGCGCATCGTCGGGCGCCGCCCCGCGAGCCTCGACTGGGCGGATGCCGCCGCCCTCCCGCTCACGGCCCTCACCGCCTGGGAGACGCTGTTCGACCGGTTCCGGGTGGATGCCGCCGCCGAGGGCACGCTGCTCGTCGTCGCGGGCGCGGGCGGCGTCGGCTCGATCCTCACGCAGCTCGCGAAGCGCCTCACCCGCCTCACCGTCGTCGCGACGGCCGGGCGCCCCGAGTCGCGCGACTTCGCGGCGCGGATGGGCGCGGATCACGTCGTCGGGCACGCCGATCTCGTCGCCGAGGTGCGCGCCGTCGCCCCCGACGGCACGGACTACATCTTCACGCCGTACACCGAGCAGCACTTCGCCTCCTACGTGGAGCTCGCGAAGCCGTTCAGCCAGATCACCTCGATCGACGGGCCGCGCACGCTCGACCTGTCCGGCATCCCGCCGAAGAGCCTCACGCTGCACTGGGAGTGGATGTTCACGCGCGCCCGCAGCGCCACACCCGACATGGGCCGGCAGGGCGAGGCGCTCGACCGGGTCGCCGAGCTCGTGGATGCGGGCGAGCTCCAGACGACGGCCACCACCCGGCTCGAGGGGCTCGACGCGGCGACGCTGCGCGAGGCGCACCGGCTCATCGAGTCGGAGGGGGTCGTCGGGAAGGTCGTGATCAGCCGCTGA
- a CDS encoding DUF418 domain-containing protein — protein MAADGTDRPTTATAEPAPPRRASRPGTPLRERALAPDVARGAMLLFIVIANSPFYLWGRGSASFGSNHPEPESAADAVAQAITMIAIDARSYPMFAFLFGYGIWQLFRRQVASSGEAEARRILRRRHWWMVAFGAAHALLLWMGDIIGAYGLAGLVLVALFIRRRDRTIVIWCVVLLALLVQWAALSLIGGIVVAGLPEAEAGLAATDGGMLPTAAGIEDPLLAALARLGFWAVLAPAQGLLGMVVPLAILLAVLAARRGVLEEPERHRRLLRLVAGIGIPIGWVVGAVSAATHLGAIPIPEAASWMLLGVHQLAGLACGLGYVAVFALIAAHVRERMASGGAGPGGLLRALQALGQRSLTFYLVQSLVFAPLMSAWALGLGEHLTTATITLVAVATWLATLGIAAWMGRAGLRGPAEVLLRRLAYGGRPAAPTGSPPPAAAPPVSG, from the coding sequence ATGGCCGCCGACGGAACCGACCGCCCGACCACCGCGACCGCCGAGCCCGCGCCGCCGCGGCGCGCATCCCGTCCCGGGACACCGCTCCGGGAGCGCGCGCTCGCCCCCGACGTCGCCCGCGGGGCGATGCTGCTCTTCATCGTCATCGCGAACTCGCCGTTCTACCTCTGGGGGCGCGGGAGCGCGTCCTTCGGCTCCAACCATCCCGAGCCCGAGAGCGCCGCCGACGCCGTCGCGCAGGCGATCACCATGATCGCGATCGACGCACGCTCCTACCCGATGTTCGCCTTCCTCTTCGGCTACGGGATCTGGCAGCTCTTCCGCCGCCAGGTCGCGAGCTCGGGTGAGGCCGAGGCCCGTCGGATCCTGCGGCGCCGGCACTGGTGGATGGTCGCCTTCGGCGCGGCGCACGCGCTCCTGCTGTGGATGGGCGACATCATCGGCGCCTACGGCCTCGCGGGGCTCGTCCTCGTCGCCCTCTTCATCCGCCGCCGGGACCGCACCATCGTCATCTGGTGCGTCGTCCTCCTCGCCCTGCTCGTGCAGTGGGCGGCGCTGTCGCTGATCGGCGGGATCGTCGTCGCGGGGCTGCCGGAGGCGGAGGCCGGCCTCGCCGCGACCGACGGCGGCATGCTCCCCACCGCGGCCGGCATCGAGGATCCGCTCCTCGCGGCGCTCGCCCGACTCGGCTTCTGGGCGGTGCTGGCACCCGCCCAGGGCCTGCTCGGCATGGTCGTGCCGCTCGCGATCCTGCTCGCCGTCCTCGCCGCGCGCCGCGGCGTGCTCGAGGAGCCGGAGCGCCACCGGCGGCTGCTCCGCCTCGTCGCCGGCATCGGCATCCCGATCGGCTGGGTCGTCGGCGCGGTGTCGGCGGCGACGCACCTCGGGGCGATCCCGATCCCGGAGGCGGCGAGCTGGATGCTCCTCGGCGTCCACCAGCTCGCGGGGCTCGCCTGCGGGCTCGGCTACGTCGCCGTCTTCGCGCTCATCGCCGCGCACGTCCGGGAGCGCATGGCCTCGGGCGGCGCCGGCCCCGGCGGGCTGCTGCGGGCGCTGCAGGCGCTCGGCCAGCGCTCGCTGACCTTCTACCTCGTGCAGTCGCTCGTCTTCGCCCCGCTCATGAGCGCCTGGGCGCTCGGACTCGGCGAGCACCTCACGACCGCCACGATCACCCTCGTCGCCGTCGCGACCTGGCTCGCGACGCTCGGGATCGCCGCCTGGATGGGGAGGGCCGGCCTCCGGGGGCCGGCGGAGGTGCTGCTGCGGCGGCTCGCCTACGGCGGGAGGCCGGCGGCGCCGACGGGATCGCCGCCGCCCGCGGCCGCGCCGCCCGTCAGCGGCTGA
- a CDS encoding serine hydrolase domain-containing protein — protein MENDTSTQSPRPPRRRGLRIAAIAAAGALLASAVGLGAWVRSQPADASTAPPALQSRIDDLVDAGYPGVLAAVTDARGEQIDAVAGAGDLETGEAPPRDGAVRIASNTKMFVAVLVLQLVDEGLVELDEPIEAVLPGLVRGDGIDGREITVRQLLQHTSGLPEYADEVAADAFGAQHRYLSPRDMLDIALEKPAGFRPGERWEYSNTNYLLLGLLVERVVERPVAELVRERITEPLGLERTVFPQPGDERIPGEHPEGYHLDGDGELRAITELDPAFAWAAGAMISTPGELNRFMQALLGGELLSDAALREMQDAVPAGDEITPDASYGLGLQRYPLSCGGAAWGHGGDIPGMQTRNAVGPDGTAVTIAVNALPWAVVDQSDEERLLDQYRIVLDALDETLCDR, from the coding sequence ATGGAGAACGACACCTCGACCCAGTCCCCCCGTCCGCCGCGTCGACGCGGCCTCCGCATCGCGGCCATCGCCGCCGCCGGCGCGCTCCTCGCCTCCGCCGTAGGCCTCGGCGCCTGGGTCCGGAGCCAGCCGGCCGACGCGAGCACCGCGCCGCCGGCGCTCCAGAGCCGGATCGACGACCTCGTCGACGCCGGGTACCCCGGCGTGCTCGCGGCCGTCACCGACGCGCGCGGGGAGCAGATCGATGCGGTCGCGGGCGCCGGCGACCTCGAGACCGGCGAGGCGCCGCCCCGCGACGGCGCGGTCCGCATCGCGAGCAACACCAAGATGTTCGTCGCCGTGCTGGTGCTCCAGCTCGTCGACGAGGGCCTCGTCGAGCTCGACGAGCCGATCGAGGCCGTGCTGCCGGGGCTCGTCCGCGGCGACGGCATCGACGGCCGCGAGATCACGGTCCGCCAGCTGCTCCAGCACACGAGCGGCCTGCCCGAGTACGCCGACGAGGTCGCCGCCGACGCCTTCGGGGCGCAGCACCGCTACCTCTCGCCCCGCGACATGCTCGACATCGCCCTCGAGAAGCCCGCGGGCTTCCGGCCCGGCGAGCGCTGGGAGTACAGCAACACCAACTACCTCCTCCTCGGGCTGCTCGTCGAGCGGGTCGTCGAGCGTCCCGTCGCGGAGCTCGTGCGCGAGCGCATCACGGAGCCGCTCGGCCTCGAGCGCACCGTCTTCCCGCAGCCCGGCGACGAGCGCATCCCCGGCGAGCACCCCGAGGGGTACCACCTCGACGGCGACGGCGAGCTGCGCGCGATCACCGAGCTCGACCCCGCCTTCGCCTGGGCCGCCGGGGCGATGATCTCGACGCCCGGCGAGCTCAACCGCTTCATGCAGGCCCTGCTCGGCGGCGAGCTGCTGAGCGACGCCGCCCTCCGCGAGATGCAGGATGCCGTGCCGGCCGGCGACGAGATCACTCCCGACGCGAGCTACGGCCTGGGCCTCCAGCGCTACCCGCTCAGCTGCGGCGGCGCGGCCTGGGGCCACGGCGGCGACATCCCCGGCATGCAGACCCGCAACGCGGTCGGCCCGGACGGCACCGCCGTCACGATCGCGGTGAACGCCCTCCCGTGGGCGGTCGTCGACCAGAGCGACGAGGAGCGGCTGCTGGACCAGTACCGGATCGTGCTCGACGCGCTCGACGAGACGCTGTGCGACCGCTGA
- a CDS encoding sensor histidine kinase: protein MRPLIEQDGARADAPGHRSWLTREMIAEPPRIPPALLRSLPPLLVAASAAGYLWLDALEGSEHATPGLPAAAHAGLVLLQALVLLARHRAPAPALAAIAAVDAVLLATSGGELGIGSLAVMFAAYAATAAPSPPRRRALALGAAAAATAVVGGASLLAAGTAPALAALGVAAVRVLLDYAVPAAIAEAVRGRRQLVEALRERAELAEREQQGRIERERLAERTVMARELHDIAAHHLSGIIVSAQAVAALVDRDPARAGAMLAALQQDARTTMADLRSTVGLLRADGDGDADGGEGGDPTPAPTLARIPELADSAVRRGRHVELEVTGEPIGLGPLAETAGYRMVQESLANAARHAPGAACRIRVEHREDEIAISVSNDPAPGGAAARRQRAASRGYGLEGMEERAELIGARLDTGPTADGGWANRLRIPLDRNRSIG, encoded by the coding sequence GTGCGACCGCTGATCGAGCAGGACGGTGCCCGGGCGGATGCGCCCGGGCACCGCTCGTGGTTGACTCGCGAGATGATCGCCGAGCCGCCGCGGATCCCGCCGGCGCTGCTCCGGTCGCTGCCGCCGCTGCTCGTCGCGGCGAGCGCCGCCGGCTACCTCTGGCTCGACGCCCTGGAGGGCTCCGAGCACGCGACGCCGGGCCTGCCCGCCGCCGCCCATGCGGGCCTCGTCCTCCTCCAGGCCCTCGTGCTGCTGGCCCGGCACCGCGCGCCCGCCCCCGCGCTCGCCGCGATCGCGGCCGTGGATGCCGTCCTCCTCGCGACGAGCGGCGGCGAGCTCGGCATCGGCTCCCTCGCGGTCATGTTCGCCGCCTACGCCGCGACCGCCGCGCCGAGCCCGCCCCGGCGTCGCGCGCTCGCGCTCGGGGCCGCCGCCGCCGCGACCGCGGTGGTGGGGGGCGCCTCCCTCCTCGCCGCGGGCACGGCGCCGGCGCTCGCGGCGCTCGGCGTCGCCGCCGTGCGGGTGCTCCTCGACTACGCGGTGCCGGCGGCGATCGCGGAGGCGGTCCGCGGCCGCCGGCAGCTCGTCGAGGCCCTCCGGGAGCGCGCCGAGCTCGCGGAGCGCGAGCAGCAGGGCCGGATCGAGCGCGAGCGGCTCGCCGAGCGCACGGTGATGGCGCGCGAGCTCCACGACATCGCGGCGCATCACCTCTCGGGGATCATCGTCAGCGCCCAGGCCGTGGCCGCGCTCGTCGATCGCGATCCGGCCCGTGCCGGCGCGATGCTCGCCGCCCTCCAGCAGGACGCGCGGACGACGATGGCCGACCTGCGCAGCACGGTCGGCCTCCTCCGGGCGGACGGCGACGGCGACGCCGACGGAGGCGAGGGCGGCGACCCGACCCCGGCGCCGACGCTCGCCCGCATCCCCGAGCTCGCGGACTCCGCCGTGCGGCGCGGGCGCCACGTCGAGCTGGAGGTCACGGGCGAGCCGATCGGGCTCGGCCCGCTCGCGGAGACGGCCGGGTACCGGATGGTGCAGGAGTCGCTCGCGAACGCCGCCCGCCACGCCCCGGGTGCCGCCTGCCGCATCCGCGTCGAGCACCGCGAGGACGAGATCGCCATCAGCGTCTCGAACGATCCGGCGCCGGGGGGCGCGGCCGCCCGCCGCCAGCGGGCCGCCTCGCGCGGCTACGGGCTGGAGGGCATGGAGGAGCGCGCCGAGCTGATCGGCGCCCGGCTCGACACGGGACCCACCGCCGACGGCGGCTGGGCGAACCGCCTCCGCATCCCCCTCGATCGGAATCGGAGCATCGGATGA
- a CDS encoding response regulator translates to MITLLVVDDQAVVRAGLSVIAGAQPDIEVVGEAADGAEAIRLARELQPDVVSMDLRMPGLGGIEATRAIAADPAISSEVLVVTTFDVDDDVFAALEAGAAGFILKGAEEDRLLGAIRSVAAGEGTLDQRLTRRVLREFTSRRAGGRPVPPPSGSHPLTDRELEVLRLLAEGLSNAEISARLFIEPTTVKYHLAGLLQKTAARDRLQAVLWGIRTGLVEVGG, encoded by the coding sequence ATGATCACCCTCCTAGTCGTCGACGATCAGGCCGTCGTGCGCGCCGGCCTCTCGGTCATCGCGGGCGCCCAGCCCGACATCGAGGTCGTCGGCGAGGCCGCCGACGGCGCGGAGGCGATCCGGCTGGCGCGCGAGCTGCAGCCGGACGTCGTGAGCATGGACCTGCGGATGCCGGGTCTCGGCGGCATCGAGGCGACCCGCGCGATCGCCGCCGATCCCGCCATCTCGAGCGAGGTGCTCGTGGTGACCACCTTCGACGTCGACGACGACGTGTTCGCGGCGCTCGAGGCGGGCGCGGCCGGCTTCATCCTCAAGGGCGCCGAGGAGGACCGCCTGCTCGGCGCGATCCGCTCGGTCGCGGCCGGCGAGGGCACGCTCGACCAGCGCCTGACGCGACGCGTGCTCCGCGAGTTCACGAGCCGGCGGGCCGGCGGCCGGCCGGTGCCGCCGCCGTCCGGCTCGCATCCCCTGACGGACCGCGAGCTCGAGGTGCTGCGACTGCTCGCCGAGGGCCTCTCGAACGCCGAGATCTCGGCCCGGCTGTTCATCGAGCCGACGACGGTGAAGTACCACCTGGCGGGTCTCCTGCAGAAGACGGCCGCGCGGGATCGCCTGCAGGCGGTGCTGTGGGGCATCCGCACCGGGCTCGTGGAGGTGGGCGGCTGA
- a CDS encoding MarR family winged helix-turn-helix transcriptional regulator: MNSRRDAVDAWEALYRAQVAVLRHIRSEFPEGVTFTDYDVLFNLSRQPGRRSRIRDLNKHLLLSQPSVSRLVDRLAARGLVAKASDPDDARGTVVELTQAGWELFRRAGIQHSRVIAERMSSALTDEELAELARLTNKLRQGEEPAGPEGAGRA; the protein is encoded by the coding sequence ATGAACTCGCGGAGGGATGCCGTCGACGCCTGGGAGGCGCTCTACCGCGCCCAGGTCGCCGTCCTGCGGCACATCCGCTCCGAGTTCCCCGAGGGCGTGACCTTCACCGACTACGACGTCCTCTTCAACCTCTCGCGCCAGCCCGGCCGCCGCAGCCGCATCCGCGATCTCAACAAGCACCTGCTGCTGAGCCAGCCGAGCGTGAGCCGGCTCGTCGACCGACTCGCCGCACGCGGTCTCGTCGCGAAGGCGAGCGATCCGGACGACGCGCGCGGCACCGTCGTGGAGCTCACGCAGGCCGGGTGGGAGCTCTTCCGCCGGGCCGGCATCCAGCACTCCCGCGTCATCGCCGAGCGCATGAGCTCCGCGCTCACCGACGAGGAGCTCGCCGAGCTCGCACGGCTCACGAACAAGCTGCGACAGGGCGAGGAGCCCGCCGGACCCGAGGGGGCGGGTCGCGCGTGA
- a CDS encoding cryptochrome/photolyase family protein translates to MSPRRPVVVWLRDDLRLADNPALRAAVDGDRPVVVLFVLDEESREMRELGGASRWWLHHSLAALAASLEQRGASLTLRRGAAETVLREVLAETGAEGIHWNRRYGRSREIDARLKRELRDDGLEVESHAANLLVEPWELTTGSGEGYKVYTPFWNALRATELRPELPAPREIEGRRAEGDRLDDWGLLPTRPDWAGGLRETWEPGELAARRRLDDFLEERLEDYHRRDEPGVDATSGLSPHLRFGEVSPIQIWNRTRAVTAAPAKKNAEKFLSELAWRDFNHSILFHVPTLDQDNYRPAFDAFPWHRPEPGELEAWRRGRTGIPLVDAGMRELWHTGVMHNRVRMVCASFLVKNLLIDWRIGEQWFWDTLVDADEANNPGNWQWVAGSGADAAPYFRVFNPELQAKKFDPRNEYIARWVPELGTEDYPDPIVDLKATRQEALDAYEAVKAAGRG, encoded by the coding sequence GTGAGCCCCCGCCGCCCGGTCGTGGTCTGGCTGCGCGACGACCTCCGCCTCGCCGACAACCCGGCGCTGCGGGCCGCCGTCGACGGGGACCGTCCCGTCGTCGTGCTCTTCGTGCTCGACGAGGAGAGCCGCGAGATGCGCGAGCTCGGCGGGGCGAGCCGCTGGTGGCTGCACCACTCTCTCGCAGCGCTCGCGGCCTCCCTCGAGCAGCGCGGCGCGAGCCTGACGCTCCGCCGCGGCGCCGCCGAGACCGTCCTCCGCGAGGTGCTCGCGGAGACGGGGGCCGAGGGCATCCACTGGAACCGCCGCTACGGCCGCAGCCGCGAGATCGACGCCCGGCTCAAGCGGGAGCTCCGCGATGACGGCCTCGAGGTCGAGAGCCACGCGGCGAACCTGCTCGTCGAGCCCTGGGAGCTCACGACCGGGAGCGGCGAGGGGTACAAGGTCTACACCCCGTTCTGGAACGCGCTGCGCGCGACCGAGCTGCGGCCCGAGCTGCCCGCCCCGCGCGAGATCGAGGGCCGCCGCGCCGAGGGCGACCGCCTCGACGACTGGGGGCTGCTGCCGACCCGCCCCGACTGGGCGGGCGGACTCCGCGAGACCTGGGAGCCGGGCGAGCTCGCGGCGCGGCGCCGCCTCGACGACTTCCTCGAGGAGCGGCTCGAGGACTACCACCGCAGGGACGAGCCGGGGGTCGACGCGACCTCCGGGCTCAGCCCCCACCTCCGCTTCGGCGAGGTCAGCCCCATCCAGATCTGGAACCGGACCCGGGCGGTCACCGCGGCGCCGGCGAAGAAGAACGCCGAGAAGTTCCTCTCCGAGCTGGCCTGGCGCGACTTCAACCACAGCATCCTGTTCCACGTCCCGACCCTCGACCAGGACAACTACCGCCCCGCCTTCGACGCCTTCCCCTGGCACCGCCCGGAGCCGGGCGAGCTCGAGGCCTGGCGCCGGGGCCGCACCGGCATCCCGCTCGTCGATGCGGGCATGCGCGAGCTCTGGCACACGGGCGTCATGCACAACCGGGTGCGGATGGTGTGCGCGAGCTTCCTCGTGAAGAACCTGCTCATCGACTGGCGCATCGGCGAGCAGTGGTTCTGGGACACGCTCGTGGATGCCGACGAGGCGAACAACCCGGGCAACTGGCAGTGGGTGGCCGGCTCCGGGGCGGACGCGGCGCCCTACTTCCGCGTCTTCAACCCGGAGCTGCAGGCCAAGAAGTTCGACCCGCGGAACGAGTACATCGCGCGCTGGGTGCCCGAGCTCGGCACGGAGGACTACCCCGATCCGATCGTCGACCTCAAGGCGACGCGGCAGGAGGCGCTCGACGCCTACGAGGCCGTGAAGGCCGCCGGACGCGGCTGA
- a CDS encoding carbohydrate kinase family protein, with protein sequence MTSRERIVVVGDLLNDIVAVPRGGFQRNTDTTASIRQRPGGSGANTAAWLASLGADVDYVGAVGSADAARHRQMFADAGVRAHLQVEVGVPTGTVVIVIEGDRRTMLTERGANALLDTAALTPALLETASVVHLSAYSFLDGFGVEGAREIVDAATAAGVPVALNPGSIGYLRDFGVPAFREATEGVRVIFPNLVEAELLTGERTPARMVASLLERHEVVALTMGAEGVLAARRGEEPRRTPAPRVRLVDPTGAGDAFAAGFLHRWAQDGDVDAAAASGVMVAARAVLAIGGRPPF encoded by the coding sequence ATGACGTCGCGCGAGCGCATCGTCGTCGTCGGCGACCTCCTCAACGACATCGTGGCCGTGCCGCGCGGCGGCTTCCAGCGCAACACCGACACGACGGCCTCGATCCGGCAGCGCCCCGGCGGCTCGGGGGCCAACACGGCGGCCTGGCTGGCCTCGCTCGGTGCCGACGTCGACTACGTGGGCGCGGTCGGCAGCGCCGACGCCGCGCGCCACCGGCAGATGTTCGCGGATGCCGGGGTGCGCGCGCACCTGCAGGTGGAGGTGGGCGTCCCGACCGGCACGGTCGTCATCGTCATCGAGGGCGACCGCCGCACGATGCTCACGGAGCGCGGCGCGAACGCGCTCCTCGACACGGCCGCCCTCACCCCCGCGCTCCTCGAGACGGCGTCCGTCGTGCACCTCAGCGCCTACAGCTTCCTCGACGGCTTCGGCGTCGAGGGAGCGCGGGAGATCGTGGATGCGGCGACCGCCGCCGGCGTCCCCGTCGCGCTCAATCCGGGCTCGATCGGCTATCTCCGCGACTTCGGCGTGCCGGCCTTCCGCGAGGCGACCGAGGGCGTCCGGGTGATCTTCCCGAACCTCGTCGAGGCCGAGCTGCTCACGGGCGAGCGCACCCCCGCCCGCATGGTCGCATCCCTGCTCGAGCGCCACGAGGTCGTGGCGCTCACGATGGGGGCCGAGGGCGTGCTCGCGGCCCGTCGCGGCGAGGAGCCCCGCCGCACGCCGGCCCCGCGCGTCCGGCTCGTCGACCCGACGGGCGCCGGCGACGCCTTCGCGGCGGGCTTCCTGCATCGCTGGGCGCAGGACGGCGATGTGGATGCCGCGGCCGCGAGCGGGGTCATGGTCGCGGCGCGCGCGGTCCTCGCGATCGGCGGACGCCCGCCCTTCTGA